Below is a window of Pseudomonadota bacterium DNA.
AATCACATCGCCCTTATCCATCAGCGCCGGGATGACGCCCAGATTGGTGAGATAGCCGCTGCCAAACACCAGCGCCGCCTCTACGCCCTTCATGGCCGCCAGCTTGGCTTCCAGCAGTGCATAAAGCGCATGGTTGCCCGTCACCAGCCGCGATGCGCCCGCCCCTGCCCCATAGGCAAGCAGCGCTGCGCGGCCCGCCTCAATCACCCGAGGGTCGTCGCGCAAGCCCAGGTAATCATTCGCCGCGAACGACACATACCGCGCCCCATCGAGCATGATTTCGACGCTGCTGCCATCCACCCGGCCGTGCGTGCGCAACACCCGCCGCAAATGCTGCGCGTCGGCACGTTCAAGCCCGAGGGCACACTGTTCGCTTAATGTCGGCATTTTTCCTTTGCGAGACCTAGCATTAGCCGCTATTTCTCGCAACCGACAACGAAGCGAGCCCCTTATGACCCAGATCCGCCACGATTGGACCCGCGAGGAAGCACAAGCACTCTACGCCTTGCCGCTGAGCGAACTGCTGTTCCGCGCCGCCACCATCCACCGCGCCAACTTCAAGGCGGATGAGGTGCAAATCTCGCAGCTCTGCTCCATCAAAACCGGCGGTTGCCCGGAAGATTGCAATTATTGCTCCCAATCCTCGAAATTCGATACGCCCGTCAAAGCAACCAAGCTGATGGAGGTCGATGCCGTGCTTGCCGATGCGCGCGCCGCCAAGGCCGCCGGGGCGAGCCGTTTCTGCATGGGCGCTGCCTGGCGCAACCCGAAAGCCCGCGACATGCCCGCCGTCACCGCGATGATTGCGCAAGTGAAGGCCATGGGCCTTGAAACTTGCGCCACCCTTGGCATGCTGACGCCCGATCAGGCGCGCGAGCTGAAAGCCGCCGGGCTCGATTATTACAACCACAACCTCGACACGTCCGAGGAATATTATCAGGAAATCATCACCACCCGCACCTATCAGGACCGGCTGGACACCCTCGCCAACGTGCGCGATGCGGGTATGAAAACCTGCTGCGGCGG
It encodes the following:
- the bioB gene encoding biotin synthase BioB, with product MTQIRHDWTREEAQALYALPLSELLFRAATIHRANFKADEVQISQLCSIKTGGCPEDCNYCSQSSKFDTPVKATKLMEVDAVLADARAAKAAGASRFCMGAAWRNPKARDMPAVTAMIAQVKAMGLETCATLGMLTPDQARELKAAGLDYYNHNLDTSEEYYQEIITTRTYQDRLDTLANVRDAGMKTCCGGILGMGETEADRTAMLVTLANLPAHPESVPINLLIPADGTPLAGNPRIDGIAFVRTVAVARILMPASMVRLSAGREGMSDELQAMCFFAGANSIFVGEKLLTAANPGLDADAALFAKLGMKPMQMAENQAQAA